Proteins encoded by one window of Blautia luti:
- the xdhB gene encoding xanthine dehydrogenase subunit XdhB, translating to MYDIEKYYEARSVEEAVRLLNEHPEARIISGGSDVLIKTREGKFAGTSLVSIHGIEEIKGVRMAENGDIYIGAGTVFSHITNDEIIKKHIPVLGEAVDQVGGPQVRNIGTIGGNICNGAVSADSAPTVFSLNAMLRLEDGKEGRLVPVKDFYLGPGRVDLKQGEVLTYVIIPAKEYQGYHGHYIKYSMRNAMDIATISCSVVSKADLAAGVLEDVRITFGVAAPVPYRCVKTEEALKGAKIDENFYEKAAQLVREEINPRDSWRASKVFRLQIGGEIASRALRRTIELAGGDRA from the coding sequence ATGTACGATATTGAGAAATATTATGAAGCCAGAAGTGTAGAAGAAGCTGTACGGCTGTTAAACGAGCATCCGGAGGCAAGGATCATCTCCGGTGGAAGTGATGTCCTGATCAAAACCAGAGAGGGAAAATTTGCAGGTACCTCTCTGGTGAGCATTCACGGGATTGAAGAGATCAAAGGGGTAAGAATGGCTGAGAACGGTGACATTTATATTGGTGCCGGAACAGTATTTTCACATATTACCAATGATGAGATTATAAAGAAGCATATTCCAGTACTTGGAGAAGCAGTAGATCAGGTCGGTGGACCACAGGTAAGAAATATTGGTACGATCGGTGGTAATATCTGCAATGGAGCAGTCAGCGCAGACAGTGCACCGACAGTATTTTCCCTGAATGCCATGCTTCGTCTGGAAGATGGAAAAGAAGGCCGTCTGGTTCCTGTAAAAGATTTCTATCTGGGGCCCGGCCGTGTGGATCTGAAACAGGGAGAGGTTCTGACTTATGTGATCATTCCTGCGAAAGAATATCAGGGATACCACGGACATTATATCAAGTATTCCATGCGTAATGCCATGGATATTGCGACCATCAGCTGCAGTGTAGTAAGTAAGGCTGATCTGGCCGCGGGAGTTCTGGAAGACGTGCGTATTACATTTGGTGTTGCGGCTCCGGTTCCATATCGCTGTGTAAAAACTGAGGAGGCGTTAAAGGGTGCGAAGATTGATGAGAATTTTTATGAAAAAGCAGCACAGCTTGTCCGTGAGGAAATCAACCCTCGAGATTCCTGGAGAGCATCCAAGGTGTTCCGTCTGCAGATTGGCGGAGAGATTGCATCCAGAGCATTAAGACGTACCATTGAACTTGCAGGAGGTGACAGGGCATGA
- the yqeC gene encoding selenium cofactor biosynthesis protein YqeC, whose protein sequence is MKKQVEFLELLQIDYKKYPVIAVVGGGGKTSLIYRLADELLDRGKKVIITTTTHMAGESELPFARGGDAVEVKEMLDREGYVITAEYEEETGKYASLKEGKLEELKELCDVMLIEADGAKHHPVKVPAEWEPVIPACADIVISVIGLDCLGQPIRQSAYRMERTSKFLKKSLEAPITEEDIVKIATSICGLFKDVEERIYRVYLNKSDVLSEKTPAEYIVEELEKKHTVAAYGSLWEE, encoded by the coding sequence ATGAAAAAACAGGTCGAATTTCTGGAACTACTGCAGATTGACTATAAAAAATATCCGGTGATCGCTGTAGTGGGCGGGGGAGGGAAAACCAGCCTGATCTACCGCCTTGCCGATGAGCTTCTTGACAGAGGAAAGAAAGTGATCATCACAACCACAACCCATATGGCGGGAGAATCCGAACTTCCTTTTGCAAGGGGAGGAGATGCTGTTGAAGTAAAAGAAATGCTGGATAGAGAAGGATATGTGATCACTGCTGAATATGAAGAAGAAACAGGCAAATATGCTTCTCTGAAAGAGGGAAAGCTGGAAGAATTGAAGGAGTTGTGTGACGTAATGCTTATAGAAGCAGATGGGGCGAAACATCATCCTGTAAAAGTACCGGCAGAATGGGAACCAGTGATCCCTGCCTGCGCAGATATCGTGATCAGCGTGATCGGTCTGGACTGTCTGGGGCAGCCGATCAGACAGAGCGCATATCGTATGGAACGGACTTCGAAATTTCTCAAGAAAAGCCTGGAAGCGCCTATCACAGAGGAAGATATCGTAAAGATCGCAACTTCCATCTGTGGACTCTTTAAGGATGTAGAGGAGCGAATCTACAGAGTTTATCTGAATAAATCGGATGTTCTGTCAGAGAAAACACCTGCAGAATATATCGTAGAAGAACTGGAGAAGAAACATACGGTTGCAGCATATGGAAGCCTTTGGGAGGAATAG
- the arcC gene encoding carbamate kinase: protein MFTRKRIVIALGGNALGNTLPEQMVAVKTTAKALCDLIEEGHQVVVVHGNGPQVGMINNAMSALSREDESQPNTPLSVCVAMSQAYIGYDLQNALREELRIRGFVRTPVVTVVTQVRVDPNDPAFENPSKPIGKFLTKEEADHQAQAYGHIMKEDAGRGYRRVVASPKPVEIVEQDAINSLVDANKIVICCGGGGIPVVLNGHHLKGASAVIDKDFASCLLAKELDADMLIILTAVEKVAVNFGKENEEWLDDLTVDDAKKYIAEGQFAPGSMLPKVQAAVDFANSKEGRTAMITLLEKAKDGIQGKTGTIIHL, encoded by the coding sequence ATGTTTACAAGAAAAAGAATCGTTATCGCGCTCGGTGGAAACGCACTGGGAAACACTCTCCCGGAACAGATGGTAGCTGTAAAAACTACTGCAAAAGCATTATGCGATCTGATCGAAGAAGGTCATCAGGTTGTTGTTGTACACGGAAACGGACCACAGGTTGGTATGATCAACAATGCAATGTCTGCTCTCTCCAGAGAAGACGAGAGCCAGCCGAATACTCCTCTCTCTGTCTGTGTTGCCATGAGTCAGGCTTATATTGGCTATGACTTACAGAACGCTTTAAGAGAAGAACTTCGTATCCGTGGTTTTGTCCGCACACCTGTTGTTACCGTTGTTACTCAGGTTCGTGTAGATCCGAATGATCCTGCATTCGAAAATCCATCCAAACCGATCGGTAAATTTCTCACCAAAGAGGAAGCTGACCATCAGGCACAGGCTTACGGACACATTATGAAAGAAGACGCAGGACGCGGTTACCGTCGTGTTGTTGCATCTCCAAAACCTGTTGAGATTGTAGAACAGGATGCGATCAACAGTCTGGTAGATGCAAATAAAATCGTTATCTGCTGCGGAGGCGGTGGAATTCCTGTAGTTCTTAACGGACATCATCTCAAGGGCGCATCAGCCGTTATTGATAAGGATTTTGCAAGCTGTCTTCTGGCCAAAGAACTGGATGCAGATATGCTTATCATCCTTACAGCAGTTGAAAAAGTTGCTGTAAACTTCGGCAAAGAGAACGAAGAATGGTTAGATGATCTGACTGTAGATGATGCTAAGAAATATATCGCCGAGGGACAGTTTGCCCCAGGTTCCATGCTCCCGAAGGTTCAGGCTGCTGTTGATTTCGCAAATTCCAAAGAGGGAAGAACTGCCATGATCACTTTACTGGAGAAAGCTAAAGACGGCATCCAGGGAAAAACAGGAACCATAATCCATCTTTAA
- the xdhA gene encoding xanthine dehydrogenase subunit XdhA, whose product MIGKSVPRVDAYDKVTGRAKFTDDMAPANCLIAKVCHAKIGNGMVKSIDTSKAEALDGVVKVVTFKDVPNHCYPTPGHPWSVETAHQDVADRNILTGRVRYYGDDIAAVVAEDEITAQRAVRLIEVEYEEYPVEIHPRKSMLGTNPPVHEEKKDNILVSSNYSIGDVERGLEQAATVLKRSYKTPIVQHCHIENPISYAYMENGRIVVVSSTQIPHIVRRVIGQALGIPWGKIRVIKPYIGGGFGNKQDVLYEPLNAFLTMQVGGRPVKLDVSREETFCNTRTRHSIEYDLTAGVDKDGYLLAKDMVAISNQGAYASHGHAIAANGLTSWRLQYACPNISGKAYTVYTNTPVGGAMRGYGIPQVCFGIECFMDDIAKEIGMDPLEFRKKNLIHGYYEDAYLKPIAANTNGIFECLEKGAAYIHWDEKRKEYANQTGKIRRGVGMSLFSYKTGVWPISLEIAGARMTLNQDGSIGVMLGATEIGQGADTAFSQMTAEVLNMDIGNIHIQTMQDTDVTPFDTGAYASRQSFVTGTVIKDCANLLKEKILAYAKQLMPEETRELWLDHGWIMAGEDQAMTLANLALESYYSLTNSSVLTAEVSEQVKKNTIATGCCFAEVEVDIELGKIKILHIINVHDSGKLINPQLAEMQVHGGMSMGMGYGVSEQLLLDEKTGRPLNGTLLDYKLMTMMDTPDIKADFVELDDPIGPFGNKALGEPPAIPGAPAIRNAVLHATGVAFNENPLTPQRLIDGFMKAGLI is encoded by the coding sequence ATGATTGGAAAGAGTGTTCCGAGAGTAGATGCCTATGATAAAGTAACAGGACGTGCGAAATTCACAGACGATATGGCTCCTGCCAACTGTCTGATTGCAAAGGTCTGTCACGCAAAGATCGGCAACGGTATGGTAAAATCAATTGATACCAGCAAGGCAGAGGCTCTGGACGGCGTAGTGAAAGTAGTTACTTTTAAGGACGTACCGAATCATTGTTATCCTACACCAGGACATCCCTGGTCAGTAGAGACTGCTCATCAGGATGTTGCAGACCGCAATATCCTTACAGGCAGAGTCCGTTATTACGGAGATGACATTGCAGCGGTAGTGGCAGAGGACGAAATTACAGCCCAGAGAGCAGTAAGGTTAATTGAAGTAGAGTATGAGGAATATCCGGTAGAAATCCATCCACGTAAGTCCATGCTGGGAACTAATCCTCCGGTCCATGAAGAGAAGAAAGATAATATTCTGGTAAGTTCCAATTATTCTATCGGGGATGTAGAAAGAGGGTTAGAGCAGGCTGCAACTGTATTAAAACGCAGTTACAAGACGCCTATCGTACAGCATTGCCACATTGAGAACCCAATTTCCTATGCATACATGGAAAATGGCAGGATTGTAGTGGTAAGCTCTACACAGATTCCGCATATTGTCCGCCGTGTGATCGGTCAGGCTCTGGGAATCCCGTGGGGAAAGATCAGGGTCATTAAGCCTTATATCGGTGGTGGATTTGGAAATAAGCAGGATGTACTTTATGAGCCGTTAAATGCATTCCTGACTATGCAGGTGGGGGGCAGACCGGTCAAACTTGATGTGAGCAGAGAAGAGACTTTCTGCAATACAAGAACCCGTCATTCGATCGAATACGATCTGACAGCAGGCGTAGATAAAGACGGATATCTTCTTGCAAAAGACATGGTAGCAATCTCCAACCAGGGAGCATATGCTTCTCACGGACATGCGATCGCGGCCAATGGACTGACTTCCTGGAGACTGCAGTATGCCTGCCCGAATATCAGTGGAAAGGCGTATACGGTATATACCAATACACCGGTAGGCGGAGCTATGCGTGGATATGGAATTCCGCAGGTATGTTTTGGCATTGAGTGTTTTATGGATGATATAGCGAAAGAAATCGGGATGGATCCGCTGGAATTCAGAAAGAAGAATCTGATCCATGGATATTATGAGGATGCTTATCTGAAACCGATCGCTGCAAATACGAATGGTATTTTTGAATGTCTGGAAAAAGGGGCTGCATATATTCACTGGGATGAGAAGCGGAAAGAATATGCAAACCAGACCGGAAAGATCCGCAGAGGTGTGGGAATGTCATTGTTCTCCTATAAGACAGGTGTATGGCCGATCTCTCTGGAGATCGCAGGTGCCAGAATGACTCTGAACCAGGATGGAAGCATAGGTGTGATGCTGGGAGCAACAGAGATTGGACAGGGTGCTGATACTGCATTCTCCCAGATGACAGCAGAAGTATTGAATATGGATATCGGTAATATTCATATCCAGACCATGCAGGATACAGATGTAACACCATTTGATACAGGTGCTTATGCATCCCGCCAGTCCTTTGTAACCGGAACAGTAATAAAGGATTGTGCAAATCTTCTGAAAGAGAAGATCCTGGCTTATGCAAAACAGCTGATGCCTGAAGAGACAAGAGAATTATGGCTGGATCATGGCTGGATCATGGCAGGAGAGGATCAGGCAATGACTCTTGCAAATCTTGCACTGGAGAGTTATTACAGCCTTACAAATTCTTCCGTACTTACAGCTGAAGTTTCCGAACAGGTGAAGAAGAATACGATTGCTACAGGATGCTGCTTCGCAGAGGTAGAAGTAGATATTGAACTTGGCAAGATTAAGATCCTCCATATTATCAATGTTCATGACAGTGGTAAACTAATTAATCCACAACTTGCAGAAATGCAGGTTCATGGCGGTATGTCCATGGGAATGGGCTATGGCGTTTCTGAACAGCTTCTTCTGGATGAGAAGACAGGCAGACCTTTAAACGGAACCTTGCTTGATTATAAACTGATGACTATGATGGATACTCCGGATATCAAAGCTGATTTTGTAGAACTGGATGATCCAATCGGACCATTTGGAAACAAGGCACTGGGTGAACCACCGGCAATTCCGGGCGCACCTGCGATCCGTAATGCAGTTCTGCATGCAACGGGTGTAGCATTTAATGAGAACCCTCTGACACCACAGAGATTGATCGATGGCTTTATGAAAGCCGGTCTTATTTAG
- the ygeW gene encoding knotted carbamoyltransferase YgeW produces MKTLQDYIDKLNSLNFKEMYNNDFFWTWDKTDDELEAVFTVADALRFMRENNISTKVFESGLGISIFRDNSTRTRFSFASACNLLGLEVQDLDEKKSQIAHGETVRETANMVSFMADVIGIRDDMYIGKGHAYQKEFMEAVTEGNKDGILEQRPALVNLQCDVDHPTQCMADMLHIIHEFGGVENLKGKKIAMTWAYSPSYGKPLSVPQGVIGLMTRFGMDVVLAHPEGYDVMPEVEEIAKKNAEATGGSFTKTNNMAEAFKDADIVYPKSWAPFAAMEKRTNLYAEGDFDGIDKLEKELLAQNAEHKDWACTEELMKTTKNGKALYLHCLPADITGVSCEAGEVDASVFDRYRIPLYKEASFKPYIIAAMIMLSKFEKPQDILKKLEVKAAPRIMK; encoded by the coding sequence ATGAAAACATTACAGGATTACATTGATAAATTAAACAGCTTAAACTTCAAAGAAATGTACAACAACGATTTCTTCTGGACATGGGACAAAACAGATGATGAACTGGAAGCTGTTTTCACAGTTGCTGATGCTCTCCGTTTCATGAGAGAGAACAACATCTCCACAAAAGTATTCGAGAGCGGCCTTGGAATCTCTATCTTCCGTGACAACTCCACACGTACACGTTTCTCCTTCGCTTCCGCATGTAACCTTCTTGGTCTGGAAGTACAGGATCTGGATGAAAAGAAATCTCAGATCGCTCATGGTGAAACTGTTCGTGAAACAGCAAACATGGTATCTTTCATGGCAGATGTAATCGGTATCCGTGATGATATGTACATCGGAAAAGGACATGCTTACCAGAAAGAATTTATGGAAGCTGTTACAGAAGGAAACAAAGATGGCATCCTTGAGCAGAGACCTGCTCTTGTAAACCTTCAGTGCGATGTTGACCACCCAACACAGTGTATGGCAGATATGCTCCACATCATCCATGAATTCGGCGGTGTTGAGAATCTGAAAGGCAAAAAGATCGCTATGACATGGGCTTATTCTCCATCTTATGGTAAACCACTCTCCGTTCCGCAGGGCGTTATCGGTCTGATGACACGTTTCGGTATGGACGTTGTTCTTGCTCATCCGGAAGGATACGATGTAATGCCGGAAGTTGAAGAAATCGCTAAGAAGAACGCAGAAGCTACTGGCGGATCCTTCACAAAGACAAACAACATGGCAGAAGCTTTCAAAGATGCTGATATCGTATATCCAAAGAGCTGGGCTCCATTTGCAGCTATGGAAAAACGTACAAACCTTTACGCAGAAGGCGACTTCGACGGAATCGATAAATTAGAGAAAGAACTTCTTGCACAGAACGCAGAGCACAAAGACTGGGCTTGCACAGAAGAACTTATGAAAACAACAAAAAACGGAAAAGCTCTTTACCTGCACTGCCTGCCAGCTGACATCACAGGTGTAAGCTGCGAAGCAGGTGAGGTTGATGCTTCTGTATTCGATCGTTACAGAATCCCGTTATACAAAGAAGCAAGCTTCAAACCATATATCATCGCTGCTATGATCATGCTCTCCAAATTCGAGAAACCACAGGATATCCTGAAGAAACTCGAAGTAAAAGCAGCTCCAAGAATCATGAAATAA
- the xdhC gene encoding xanthine dehydrogenase subunit XdhC gives MKKQMQLVQCTVNGKEVAEYVDVRESLLDMLRNRLGLTSVKKGCEVGECGACTVIINGETIDSCIYLAVWAEGKNIRTLEGLEKNGELTRIQEAFIEEGAIQCGFCTPGFIMSATVLLERGEKLSREVIRKHMAGNLCRCTGYENIVNAIEKVMDENAADNV, from the coding sequence ATGAAAAAACAGATGCAGCTTGTACAGTGTACAGTAAACGGAAAAGAAGTAGCGGAATATGTAGATGTAAGGGAGTCACTGCTGGATATGCTGCGTAACCGTCTGGGACTTACTTCAGTAAAGAAGGGCTGTGAGGTAGGCGAATGTGGAGCCTGTACAGTCATTATTAATGGTGAGACAATAGATTCCTGCATTTATCTTGCAGTATGGGCAGAGGGAAAGAACATCCGTACTCTGGAAGGACTGGAAAAAAACGGCGAACTTACCAGAATTCAGGAAGCTTTTATTGAAGAGGGAGCTATACAATGTGGATTCTGTACTCCGGGATTTATTATGTCGGCTACAGTTCTGCTTGAACGCGGCGAGAAGCTTTCCAGAGAGGTTATCCGTAAGCATATGGCGGGAAATCTCTGCCGCTGCACAGGTTATGAGAATATTGTCAATGCAATAGAAAAAGTAATGGACGAGAATGCTGCTGATAATGTATAA
- a CDS encoding nucleotidyltransferase family protein, whose amino-acid sequence MKIAMIMLAAGNSRRFGANKLLYEVNGMPMYRHVLGQLIQVKNHLKESIRCEITVITQYDTIAETVKEQGIQVLYNRHPEQGISSSLKIGLDANLDADAVLFTVSDQPWLTSETIYELLQAFLESKKAAACVSYQDKMGNPCIFSRKYYGELLALEGDKGGKKVLMKHLEDTCIYEVKNARELKDIDYCRQTEN is encoded by the coding sequence TTGAAAATTGCAATGATCATGCTGGCGGCTGGAAACAGCCGCCGTTTTGGCGCAAATAAACTATTATATGAAGTGAATGGGATGCCAATGTACAGGCATGTACTGGGACAGCTTATACAGGTAAAAAATCATCTGAAAGAAAGTATAAGATGTGAGATTACGGTAATAACTCAATATGATACGATTGCCGAGACGGTTAAAGAACAGGGGATACAGGTGCTGTATAATCGACATCCGGAACAGGGGATTTCTTCATCTTTAAAGATCGGGCTGGATGCAAATCTGGATGCAGATGCTGTTCTTTTTACTGTATCTGATCAGCCATGGCTGACCAGTGAAACAATCTATGAACTGCTTCAGGCATTTCTGGAGAGCAAAAAAGCAGCTGCCTGTGTTTCTTATCAGGACAAGATGGGAAATCCATGCATTTTTTCCAGGAAATATTATGGTGAACTTCTGGCACTGGAAGGTGATAAAGGTGGTAAGAAAGTACTTATGAAGCATCTGGAGGATACCTGCATTTATGAGGTAAAAAATGCCAGAGAACTTAAGGATATAGATTATTGCAGACAAACCGAAAACTAA